The following proteins come from a genomic window of Meleagris gallopavo isolate NT-WF06-2002-E0010 breed Aviagen turkey brand Nicholas breeding stock chromosome Z, Turkey_5.1, whole genome shotgun sequence:
- the LOC116217533 gene encoding lysine-specific demethylase 4C-like encodes MPVKLWYYGKYSLYFLQKCIFCRQRVKKTSGACIQCSYGRCPGSFHVTCAHAAGVLMEPDDWPYVVYITCFRHKINQNVRTKACEKTITVGQTVIAKHRNTRYYSCRVIGVTSQLFYEVMFDDGSFSRDTFPEDIVSRDCLKLGPPAEGEVVQVKWPDGKLYGAKYLGPNTAHMYQVSVYVYYQMSIFEMSLLLIQL; translated from the exons ATGCCAGTGAAATTGTGGTACTATGGTaaatattctctttattttctacagaaatgtattttctgcagaCAGAGAGTTAAGAAAACCTCTGGTGCCTGCATTCAGTGCTCGTATGGACGCTGTCCAGGCTCCTTCCATGTGACCTGTGCCCACGCCGCAGGAGTGCTGATGGAGCCTGATGACTGGCCGTATGTTGTCTACATCACTTGTTTTAGGCACAAGATCAACCAAAATGTG agaacTAAAGCATGTGAGAAGACCATTACAGTTGGGCAGACGGTCATCGCGAAACATAGAAATACAAGATACTACAGCTGCAGAGTCATTGGAGTGACATCACAGCTTTTCTATGAAGTCATGTTTGATGATGGCTCATTTAGTCGGGATACTTTTCCTGAAGACATCGTG AGCAGAGATTGCCTAAAGCTGGGCCCACCTGCAGAGGGAGAGGTTGTTCAAGTGAAGTGGCCTGACGGAAAGCTGTATGGTGCAAAGTATCTGGGACCAAACACAGCTCACATGTATCAGGTGAGTGTCTATGTTTATTACCAAATGTCTATTTTTGAGATGTCTTTATTGCTTATTCAGCTCTAG